GCGTACATCCTTGTACTCCTGCCTAGCGGCTGGGTTGGGCGCGTCGGAGAATCGACTTCTAGGAGGCAAACCCTTCGCCGCAGCGGTTGGGCAAGAGATTGCTCGTCCTACAAGACTGGTGAAGGCCGATTTCTTTGGCGCTGATGGGGTGGGCCATCCTTGGCGGGGTGCCGGCGATTGAACCGGCTTTCGGTCTTATCGGCTTTTCCGCCACAGTTTCCACAGCTTGTGACGGCCTGCCGCTTGGAGAAACCCGCGCCGTGCTAGCATTCATTCCAGATCGGATTCAGCCATCGCTGGCGAAGTGCGTCGCTACCGCTGCTGGCGCAGCAGCAATTCACCCCGTCCGAGCGACACCATGTCACCATGATACAGCTCGATTTCCGAATCCCGCAGCGCATCGCCTATTGGAAACCCTTTTCCATATAAGTGGTTGAACAAAATTCGCAAAATCTGAGGCCGAAACGACGCTCCGCGAGAGAAACTTGGCAACAGCGGCGGGGGGCGCGACCCGAACAGGCCGATCGTGCCGCGACGCATGCCTGCGCCGGGACGGATGCCCGCTTCGCCAAATACCAGTACGGTGCCTGCAAGCATGTTGAAGCCAATCATGTCGCCTGCCGCGCCGCCGATTGCGATGGTTCCGCGGCGCATCCGCAGACCGATTTCATTCCCTGCGCTGCCCTCAACCAAGATCGTCCCATTGGTCATGCCTTTGGCGGATCCACGGTATGCCGCACCAGTGGCATGTCCGACTTTGCCCTTCACCTGGATCAACCCGCCGTGCATTTCGGCTCCCACCCAATCGCCGGCATCTCCCTCGACGCGAATTTCACCTCCGTTCATTTCACTACCGATGTGCCTGCCGCCTGGACCGTGAATGTGAATCTGCCCGCTTTTCATGTGCGCGCCGATCCAGTGGACGCCAGTCAGGTTTCCCTCGAAATCCAGCCGCTTGTCGGCCCCATTGCCGCTCACTTTGAACATCTCGGCCAGCGGCAGTTTGCGATTGCCATGGAAAATCTCGAATCGCTCGATTTCAGGCAGCGCTTTATCACTGGCCCAATCTGGCGTTAATCCCTCGATCTCTACGGGCAGGGATGTCTTTCCAAAGTAAGTCAGCGTCAGCGACATGGCTCCTCGCTACAATGAAATGCACGAATTGAGGCCCGATTTTATTTCGACATTCGAAAGCAGTCCACCCACGGTGCGAACAGGCGCGATTATTCTCTGTGGCGGCAAATCGACGCGCATGGGCAGCGACAAGGCTACCTTGCCGTTTGGGCCAGAGCGAATGCTGCAGCGGGTGGTGCGGTTGGTGGCGCAGGTTGTCGATCCGGCGAAGATTGTCGTCGCGGCCGCAGCCGATCAATCGCTACCCCCGCTCCCCGCGGACGTCACGGTCACGATCGACGAGCGCCCCGAGCGAGGCCCGCTGGAAGGCCTCGCCGTCGGCTTCCGCGCGCTGCAAGATAGGGCCGACGCAATTTATGCGAGTAGTTGCGACGTGCCGCTGCTCATCCCCGCTTTCGTCGAGCGAATGTTTTCGCTGCTCGGCGATTACGATATTGCCGTCCCCTGCGAAGGCGGGTTTCGCCATCCGCTCGCGGCAGTCTATGGCCCCGGCGCTTTAACACATCTCGAAAAGCTTCTCGCCGCCGATCGATTGCGGGTACAATTCCTCCTCGACGAAGTTCGCACCAGGCAAGTGTCCGCCGAAGAACTGCTCGCAGTCGATCCGCAACTTTCTACGCTACGAAATCTGAACAGTCTAGAGGACTATTCCTCCGCCCTCGTCGCAGCCGGGTTTTGATGCCGCGGCCGTTGGCAAAGTTAGTCAGGGGTCAATCCGGCTAGTAAATTCAGCAGGCGAATCCCTTCGCCGATAAACCGGGAACTGCCGTAAATTCGGGAAATCGCCCCCTCTGCTACACGGTTTCGGACGTCCTGCCATACAGGCCCCGATCCGGAAAATCCTATCGCGACAATCCTAAATAGGGTCGCATTTGCCAAACCAGATTCGGCGTGTAAAAGTAGCTTTCCCAGTCGTGAGACTTGCCGATATTGCAACAGACATCGATCTGGCGCAGTTTCGCACCGTTGTCGCCAAGCGGACCGTATGCGCCGGTATACCCCAAGGCTTGGGTGCAGTTGATTTTGGGGTAACGCTTCAGGGCCATGTCGCAATGATTGTTCATCGCCAGCATAGCATCAACTGCGGCGAGCGCTTCGCCGTGCGGCCAGCCGATTGCGAGCCAGGTGTTATCCACTGCGGCGGCCAAGAGCACCGCTTCCATGGGAGCCCGCTTCGCAATTGGCTCCGGCAAGACCCGCCCCATCAACGGACCACCGGCAAGTAGCTGTAGAGCGCCCGTGGCGATACGCGCTCCAAAGCTGTGTCCGACAAAGCTAACCGGCACATTGCCGTCAATTTGATTCACCAGCCACGCCAGATAATAGCCATCGGCGTTGGTGCGAGCAGCTTTGCGACGGGCATCTTCCACCAGCCCTTTCGTTGGGTCGGCCGGCCAAGAAAAAATGACAAACCGGACGGGAAGCTCCCCGGAGACGCCGTTCGTCAACTGGTGGTAGATGCTCAGGCCCTGCGAACGAACATAGCAAGCATCAAGCCGGTTGCCGTGAATCCAAAATACGGTGCGTTTGGTGGGAACGTCGGCGGCGAGAAATGACTTCAGTGACGACGAGTTCCAATGACCTGCTTTGCAGTCGTGCTGCCAAACGCCGAATTGCGGCGTCGGTTCGCAATCGGGACAACCCAACCCGCGGGTACTCACGCACCAGATTTCATCTTCGGTTCGCGGCAGACAGATCGGCGGCGTAGTCTGAGTCGCGTCTCGGCACGGCGCCTTCTCGGCGTGGATGGCCGCCGCGGTTGGGGTGGAAGCGGCGGAAGCCGTCAGTGCAAAGCACAGCGCGACAAGACACGCGGCGTACCGCATGCTCGACTCGCCCAGCCGCGATCGAATGGAAGGACTATTCCGCACCTCTTGATCCTCTGGTTTTCATCTCCGTTTCGCGCAAACCACTTGACTTGACACCATCGGCAAAATCGATTCGCCGGACCCAAGTGGCGCGAATCGTAATCGCCGTGGGAAAACATAACACGTAATCCGCGCACGTGCGTTGCGAAAAAGAATCCTTGTAGCGAAAAAAATTCCTCGCGTTTCATTTGCACATCATCCGCTATGGTGTA
The sequence above is a segment of the Pirellulales bacterium genome. Coding sequences within it:
- a CDS encoding molybdenum cofactor guanylyltransferase, translated to MAPRYNEMHELRPDFISTFESSPPTVRTGAIILCGGKSTRMGSDKATLPFGPERMLQRVVRLVAQVVDPAKIVVAAAADQSLPPLPADVTVTIDERPERGPLEGLAVGFRALQDRADAIYASSCDVPLLIPAFVERMFSLLGDYDIAVPCEGGFRHPLAAVYGPGALTHLEKLLAADRLRVQFLLDEVRTRQVSAEELLAVDPQLSTLRNLNSLEDYSSALVAAGF
- a CDS encoding formylmethanofuran dehydrogenase subunit C, with the translated sequence MSLTLTYFGKTSLPVEIEGLTPDWASDKALPEIERFEIFHGNRKLPLAEMFKVSGNGADKRLDFEGNLTGVHWIGAHMKSGQIHIHGPGGRHIGSEMNGGEIRVEGDAGDWVGAEMHGGLIQVKGKVGHATGAAYRGSAKGMTNGTILVEGSAGNEIGLRMRRGTIAIGGAAGDMIGFNMLAGTVLVFGEAGIRPGAGMRRGTIGLFGSRPPPLLPSFSRGASFRPQILRILFNHLYGKGFPIGDALRDSEIELYHGDMVSLGRGELLLRQQR